From a region of the Thermosulfurimonas sp. F29 genome:
- the holB gene encoding DNA polymerase III subunit delta', whose protein sequence is MKARRLSDLAGQAPAVRLFRRALATGRLAQTYLLVGPEGTGKETCALAVVRELFCEFREACGGCRACGKLERGVHPDLLVLRPRGESIRIAQVREAEEFLRFRPLEAPVRVVLIPEAERLTPEAANALLKSLEEPPPYAHFLLTAVSAESLLPTIVSRSQVVRFRPLPPELIEEILRDRFGKEPEEARALALLAEGSLGRALAFSEKGLLEELNRLVTVARHPDPALKLRAAETLSARKEDLPDLLYLVRLWLWYSYLTARRLAEFPRLFPEPAPAEKSLSLMDVVEDLRRGLERHLNAELTLLTLILKLSENSSPAS, encoded by the coding sequence ATGAAGGCCCGGCGTCTTTCGGACCTTGCGGGCCAGGCTCCGGCGGTTAGGCTCTTCCGGCGAGCGTTGGCCACGGGGCGCCTGGCCCAGACCTATCTCCTGGTGGGCCCCGAGGGCACGGGCAAGGAAACCTGCGCCCTGGCGGTGGTGCGGGAGCTTTTCTGCGAGTTCCGGGAGGCCTGTGGAGGATGTCGGGCCTGCGGAAAACTGGAACGGGGAGTTCACCCCGATCTCCTGGTGTTGCGCCCCCGGGGAGAAAGCATCCGCATTGCCCAGGTGCGGGAGGCCGAGGAATTTCTGCGGTTTCGTCCTCTGGAGGCCCCGGTACGGGTGGTGCTCATTCCCGAGGCGGAACGCCTCACCCCCGAGGCCGCCAACGCCCTCCTCAAGTCCCTGGAGGAACCTCCTCCCTACGCCCACTTCCTCCTCACCGCGGTCTCCGCCGAGAGCCTGCTTCCCACCATCGTCTCCCGTTCCCAGGTGGTGCGCTTCAGGCCGCTGCCCCCCGAACTCATCGAGGAGATCCTCCGCGACAGATTCGGAAAGGAGCCGGAGGAAGCCCGGGCTCTCGCCCTCCTTGCCGAGGGCAGCCTGGGGCGGGCACTGGCCTTCTCCGAGAAAGGATTGCTCGAGGAGTTGAACCGCCTGGTGACGGTGGCCAGGCACCCGGACCCGGCTCTAAAACTGCGGGCGGCGGAGACCCTATCCGCCAGGAAAGAGGATCTCCCCGACCTCCTTTACCTGGTTCGGCTGTGGCTGTGGTATTCCTATCTTACGGCGCGCAGACTCGCGGAGTTCCCCCGCCTCTTTCCGGAGCCTGCTCCGGCGGAAAAGTCCCTTTCCCTCATGGATGTGGTAGAAGACCTGCGCCGGGGCCTGGAACGACACCTCAACGCCGAATTAACCCTTCTTACCCTTATTCTGAAGCTTTCGGAGAACTCTTCCCCGGCTTCCTGA
- a CDS encoding aminopeptidase: protein MARKKKDEVKELKEKLALSPRPVWDQLSEKEKKAVERLAEDYRRFLSLAKTERECVEAMVALLRKQGFTSEPSARCYTVFRDKMLAVMVAGQKPPYYGLRLIATHIDSPRLDLKLHPLYEDLDLAFFKTHYYGGIKKYHWVARPLALHGVVVKPDRSRVRVVVGEDPGDPVLTVCDLLPHLSRKIQGDKKLAEAIPGEKLNVLVGGLPLVGGPEDKERIKLSILKILHEKYGLTEEDFVSAELEVVPAGPAVEVGLDRAFIGGYGQDDRICAFAALAAVLEVTDPPYSTLVVFMDKEEIGSDGNTGAKSRFLEKLIYEFLKLYGVTPQGDTVLETFLRTRAVSGDVTAGMDPHYMEVHEKLNDARMGYGVVLTKYTGHGGKYMANDAHAEYMAWLRRIFAEAKVVYQAASMGKVDEGGGGTVAKYLAAYGMDIVDLGPPLLSMHSPFEVAHKGDLYMTYRAYKAFLSAGD from the coding sequence ATGGCCCGCAAGAAGAAAGACGAGGTCAAGGAACTGAAGGAGAAGCTGGCGCTTTCGCCTAGACCGGTCTGGGATCAGCTTTCCGAAAAGGAGAAAAAGGCCGTCGAGCGGCTTGCGGAAGACTATCGCCGGTTTCTTTCCCTGGCCAAGACCGAGCGGGAATGCGTGGAGGCTATGGTGGCCCTCCTCAGAAAACAGGGATTTACCTCCGAGCCCTCGGCCCGGTGTTATACCGTGTTCCGGGACAAGATGCTGGCGGTGATGGTGGCCGGTCAGAAACCTCCTTACTACGGTCTGCGTCTCATCGCCACCCACATCGACAGCCCCCGTCTGGACCTTAAGCTCCATCCCCTCTACGAGGATCTGGATCTCGCCTTCTTCAAGACCCATTACTACGGGGGAATAAAGAAGTACCACTGGGTGGCCCGGCCGCTGGCCCTCCACGGAGTGGTGGTCAAGCCCGACAGAAGCCGCGTCCGGGTGGTGGTGGGAGAGGACCCCGGGGATCCCGTGCTCACGGTCTGCGACCTCCTTCCTCACCTTTCCCGAAAGATTCAGGGGGACAAGAAGCTCGCCGAGGCCATTCCCGGGGAGAAGCTCAATGTGCTCGTGGGAGGGCTTCCCCTGGTGGGCGGCCCGGAGGACAAGGAGCGGATCAAGCTTTCCATCCTTAAGATCCTGCACGAGAAGTACGGTCTCACGGAGGAGGATTTCGTGAGTGCGGAACTGGAGGTGGTGCCCGCGGGACCGGCGGTGGAGGTGGGGCTCGATCGGGCCTTCATCGGGGGCTACGGTCAGGACGACCGCATCTGCGCCTTCGCGGCGCTGGCCGCGGTCCTGGAGGTAACGGATCCCCCCTATTCCACCCTGGTGGTGTTCATGGACAAGGAGGAAATAGGTTCCGACGGAAACACCGGGGCCAAGAGTCGATTCCTGGAAAAACTGATCTACGAATTCCTGAAGCTCTACGGCGTGACCCCCCAGGGGGACACCGTGCTCGAGACCTTTCTGCGCACCAGGGCCGTCTCCGGGGATGTCACCGCCGGTATGGATCCCCACTACATGGAGGTTCACGAGAAGTTGAACGACGCCCGGATGGGCTACGGGGTGGTGCTGACCAAGTACACCGGACACGGCGGGAAATACATGGCCAACGACGCCCACGCGGAATACATGGCCTGGCTGAGACGAATCTTTGCCGAGGCGAAGGTGGTGTACCAGGCCGCCTCCATGGGGAAGGTGGACGAGGGCGGCGGTGGCACCGTGGCCAAGTACCTTGCGGCCTACGGCATGGACATCGTGGACCTGGGGCCGCCGCTTCTTTCCATGCACTCCCCCTTTGAGGTGGCTCACAAGGGCGACCTTTACATGACTTACCGGGCCTACAAGGCCTTCCTTTCCGCCGGTGACTGA
- a CDS encoding tRNA (adenine-N1)-methyltransferase: protein MSETIREGDPILLCLPEGGSYLLRAEERVFHTHRDRVPLSGFIGKPYGSRVIGPNGTPFYALRPTIHDYLMKVRRATQIIYPKDIGLILLKLDVGPGKVVLECGTGSGALTTALAHAVGPEGRVISYEREERFRELARENLRRAGLAERVLLKGEATEGFEEKEAVDAVFLDVREPWELLPAAWRALKGGAPLGVLVPTVNQVSRLLAALEDHPFVGLEVQEILQRFYKVNPERLRPEDRMVAHTGYLIFARKVLER from the coding sequence ATGAGCGAGACCATCCGGGAGGGGGATCCCATCCTGCTGTGTCTTCCCGAGGGGGGGTCCTACCTCCTTCGGGCCGAGGAACGGGTGTTTCACACCCATCGAGATCGCGTTCCCCTTTCCGGGTTCATTGGAAAACCTTACGGTAGCAGGGTGATAGGCCCCAACGGCACCCCTTTTTACGCGCTTCGGCCCACCATCCACGACTACCTCATGAAGGTGCGCCGGGCCACTCAGATCATTTACCCGAAGGACATAGGCCTGATCCTCCTCAAGCTCGATGTGGGGCCGGGGAAGGTCGTACTCGAGTGCGGCACCGGTTCCGGCGCCCTCACCACCGCTCTGGCCCACGCGGTGGGGCCGGAGGGCCGGGTGATCTCCTACGAGCGGGAGGAGCGTTTCCGGGAACTGGCCCGGGAAAACCTGCGTCGGGCCGGGCTGGCCGAAAGGGTGCTCCTCAAGGGCGAGGCCACGGAGGGATTCGAGGAGAAAGAGGCCGTGGATGCGGTCTTTCTGGATGTGCGCGAGCCCTGGGAGTTGCTCCCTGCGGCCTGGCGAGCCCTCAAGGGTGGAGCTCCTCTGGGTGTGCTGGTCCCTACGGTGAATCAGGTCTCGCGCCTGCTTGCGGCCCTTGAGGATCACCCCTTTGTGGGGCTCGAGGTCCAGGAGATCCTTCAGCGTTTCTACAAGGTTAATCCCGAACGACTGCGCCCGGAAGACCGTATGGTGGCCCACACCGGCTACCTCATCTTCGCCCGGAAGGTGCTGGAAAGGTGA
- the speB gene encoding agmatinase — MRATFLGLPEDRSRARVALIPAPYDGTTSWRPGTRFGPAAILAASPQLEFFDEETEREPHRTLGFYTYPQPELPVDPGKALEALEGLVEEALAEGKFPVLLGGEHTVTLAALRALRKRHFPFRILQIDAHPDLRDTYQGSPFSHACVMRRALELGLEVVAVGVRTASREEYEFIRRGRGYRVFWAREVRKDFASFLSRLEECLHEVPLYVTIDLDGLDPSEAPGVGTPEPGGLRWEELMEILRRVSRARVLGFDLVELLPLPGDPRTEYLAARTVYKFLAYLAENNF, encoded by the coding sequence ATGAGGGCAACCTTTCTGGGGCTACCCGAGGACCGTTCCCGGGCCCGGGTAGCCCTTATTCCCGCCCCTTACGATGGGACCACCTCCTGGCGTCCGGGAACGCGTTTCGGCCCGGCGGCTATCCTTGCGGCCAGTCCTCAGCTGGAGTTTTTCGACGAGGAAACCGAACGGGAACCTCACCGCACCCTTGGGTTTTACACTTACCCTCAGCCGGAGCTTCCGGTAGACCCCGGCAAGGCTCTGGAAGCCCTGGAGGGACTGGTGGAGGAGGCCCTGGCTGAGGGCAAATTTCCGGTCCTTCTGGGCGGAGAGCACACCGTCACCCTGGCCGCTCTTCGAGCCCTGAGAAAGCGACACTTCCCCTTCCGGATCCTTCAGATCGACGCTCATCCCGATCTGCGGGACACATATCAGGGAAGCCCCTTCAGCCATGCCTGCGTCATGCGGAGGGCCCTTGAACTGGGGCTTGAGGTCGTGGCCGTTGGGGTGCGTACGGCCAGTCGCGAGGAATACGAATTCATCCGCCGGGGGCGCGGATATCGGGTCTTTTGGGCCCGGGAGGTCCGGAAAGACTTTGCGTCCTTTCTTTCCCGGCTCGAGGAATGTCTCCACGAGGTCCCTCTCTATGTGACCATCGATCTCGACGGCCTGGATCCCTCCGAGGCCCCCGGCGTGGGCACTCCCGAGCCCGGAGGCCTGCGCTGGGAGGAATTGATGGAAATCCTCCGTCGCGTCTCCCGCGCCAGGGTTCTGGGATTCGACCTGGTGGAGCTTTTACCCCTTCCCGGCGACCCCCGCACCGAATACCTGGCCGCCCGAACCGTTTACAAGTTTCTGGCCTACCTCGCCGAAAACAACTTTTGA
- a CDS encoding ATP-dependent Clp protease proteolytic subunit → MSGFDFFWFFFMLAALQPIIRQRLLEAARQRMIARIEKMRGSRVILLVHRQETMSLLGFPVMRFIDINDSEQVIRAIHMTDPEVPIDLILHTPGGLVLAALQIARAVKKHPAKVTAFVPHYAMSGGTLIALAADEIVMDEHAVLGPVDPQLGQFPAASIVRAAREKPLEHVEDQTLILADMAEKALRQMRENLRDLLSGKYPPEKVDELSELLTQGHWTHDYPITFEEARKMGLPVRKDMPHEIYQLMSLFPQPVRQAPSVEFTPVPRRAPAGSQNQHSIFSLLRRCL, encoded by the coding sequence ATGAGCGGTTTTGACTTCTTCTGGTTCTTTTTCATGCTGGCGGCCCTGCAGCCCATTATCCGCCAGCGACTGCTCGAGGCCGCCCGCCAGCGCATGATCGCGAGAATTGAAAAGATGCGCGGCTCGAGGGTCATCCTCCTGGTGCATCGACAGGAAACCATGAGTCTTCTGGGGTTTCCGGTCATGCGTTTCATCGACATAAACGACTCGGAACAGGTGATACGGGCCATTCACATGACCGATCCGGAGGTCCCCATCGATCTCATTCTCCACACCCCCGGAGGGCTGGTGCTGGCGGCTCTTCAGATCGCCCGGGCGGTGAAGAAGCACCCGGCGAAGGTCACCGCCTTCGTTCCCCATTACGCCATGAGCGGGGGGACGCTTATTGCGCTTGCCGCCGACGAGATCGTCATGGACGAGCACGCGGTACTGGGGCCGGTGGACCCCCAGCTGGGGCAGTTCCCGGCGGCTTCCATCGTGCGAGCCGCCCGGGAAAAACCTCTGGAACATGTGGAGGATCAGACCCTGATCCTGGCGGACATGGCCGAAAAGGCCCTGCGGCAGATGAGGGAGAACCTGCGGGACCTCCTGTCCGGAAAGTACCCGCCGGAGAAGGTGGACGAGCTCTCGGAGCTCCTCACCCAGGGGCACTGGACCCACGACTACCCCATCACCTTTGAAGAGGCCCGCAAGATGGGGCTTCCGGTGCGCAAGGACATGCCCCACGAGATATATCAACTCATGAGTCTCTTCCCGCAACCGGTGCGTCAGGCCCCTTCCGTGGAGTTTACCCCGGTGCCGCGTCGGGCGCCCGCGGGCTCCCAGAATCAGCACTCCATTTTTTCCCTGCTGCGCCGGTGCCTTTAG
- a CDS encoding pyridoxine 5'-phosphate synthase, with the protein MRRETFLYRKLEEALELLGVPDKTFDLHLVNDRRIAEINSRYLGRSGPTNVISFSLWERRRPAGHPHLGEIFISVETARREAREYGLPVRDYLLALALHGLLHLLGYDHERGLYAPALMARKEAWLLEKLLGAGHKAIVNFVKRREYMPAKLAVNVDHVATVREARKVHYPDPVHAAVLAELGGAHGIVVHLRGDRRHIQERDVRLLREIVKTRLILEMAPTEEMMEFALSVRPDQVTLVPERRMEITTEGGMAVKGRVKRVRTAVERLKEGGIPRVSIFINPDPAELKSAARTGADVVELHTGHYAEATTYEERERELARLEEAARVARDLGFEVHAGHGLSYENVGPVAAIPDIEEFSIGHAIVARAIMVGMKEAVREMLSLIEKARG; encoded by the coding sequence GTGAGACGCGAAACTTTCCTTTATCGGAAACTCGAGGAGGCCCTAGAGCTTCTGGGGGTCCCGGACAAGACCTTTGATCTGCATCTGGTAAACGACCGAAGGATAGCCGAAATAAACTCTCGATACCTGGGGAGGTCCGGCCCCACCAATGTGATTTCCTTTTCCCTCTGGGAGAGACGGCGTCCCGCCGGGCATCCTCATCTGGGGGAGATCTTCATCTCCGTGGAGACCGCCCGGCGCGAGGCCCGGGAATACGGACTCCCGGTGAGGGACTACCTTCTGGCCCTTGCCCTTCACGGGCTGCTTCACCTCCTAGGCTACGATCACGAACGGGGACTCTACGCCCCGGCCCTTATGGCCCGAAAAGAGGCCTGGCTTCTTGAAAAATTATTGGGGGCGGGGCATAAAGCTATAGTGAACTTCGTGAAAAGGAGGGAATACATGCCGGCCAAACTTGCGGTGAATGTGGATCATGTGGCCACGGTGCGGGAGGCCCGCAAGGTCCACTATCCGGATCCGGTTCACGCGGCGGTGCTTGCCGAACTGGGAGGGGCCCACGGGATCGTGGTGCATCTGAGGGGCGATCGTCGCCACATCCAGGAGCGGGATGTGCGCCTTCTGCGGGAGATAGTCAAGACCAGGCTGATCCTGGAAATGGCCCCCACGGAGGAGATGATGGAGTTTGCCCTTTCGGTCAGGCCTGATCAGGTGACCCTGGTTCCGGAGCGCCGGATGGAGATCACCACCGAGGGGGGTATGGCGGTGAAGGGTCGGGTGAAGAGGGTGCGCACCGCGGTGGAACGGCTAAAGGAGGGGGGGATCCCCAGGGTGAGCATATTCATCAATCCGGATCCGGCGGAACTCAAGTCCGCGGCCAGGACCGGAGCAGATGTGGTAGAGCTCCACACCGGCCACTACGCGGAAGCTACCACTTACGAGGAACGGGAACGGGAGCTTGCCCGCCTTGAGGAGGCCGCCCGGGTGGCCCGGGATCTCGGCTTTGAGGTCCACGCCGGCCACGGACTTTCTTACGAGAATGTGGGGCCGGTGGCCGCTATTCCGGACATAGAGGAATTCAGTATCGGTCACGCCATTGTCGCCCGGGCCATCATGGTGGGGATGAAGGAGGCGGTACGGGAGATGCTCTCCCTTATCGAGAAGGCCCGGGGTTAG
- a CDS encoding rhomboid family intramembrane serine protease: protein MIPLQDILPRRRVPIVTWGIIAANTLVFVLEILLPEGTRDLLLHYLGLVPARITDPTWARLHGFPPGAYLTFLTHLFLHGGWVHFLGNMWTLWIFGDNVEDRLGHFRFLMFYLLCGIAAALVQVYMHPHSPIPTIGASGAISGVLGAYLVMFPLARVVVLVPVFFIPLFFEIPAVLYLGYWYLLQVFSGTLSLALPEPVGGVAWWAHVGGFLAGVITHRLFLPRERYLWRDEELPWGNVVSYLDRINR from the coding sequence ATGATCCCGCTCCAGGACATTCTGCCCCGCCGCCGGGTGCCCATAGTTACCTGGGGAATCATCGCCGCCAACACCCTCGTCTTCGTCCTGGAGATCCTCCTTCCGGAGGGAACCAGGGATCTCCTCCTTCACTATCTCGGTCTCGTTCCCGCCCGGATAACCGATCCGACATGGGCCCGCCTGCACGGGTTTCCCCCGGGAGCCTACCTCACCTTCCTGACCCACCTGTTTCTCCACGGGGGCTGGGTGCACTTCCTAGGCAACATGTGGACCCTCTGGATCTTCGGCGACAATGTGGAGGATCGTCTGGGACACTTTCGCTTCCTGATGTTCTACCTCCTGTGCGGAATAGCCGCGGCCCTGGTTCAGGTTTACATGCACCCCCATTCCCCCATCCCCACCATAGGGGCCTCCGGGGCCATTTCCGGGGTGCTGGGGGCCTATCTCGTCATGTTCCCCCTGGCCAGAGTGGTGGTGCTGGTGCCCGTCTTCTTCATTCCTCTTTTTTTCGAGATCCCTGCGGTGCTTTATCTGGGCTACTGGTACCTCCTTCAGGTCTTCTCCGGAACGCTTTCCCTGGCCCTTCCCGAACCGGTGGGAGGGGTGGCCTGGTGGGCGCATGTGGGAGGCTTCCTCGCCGGCGTGATTACCCACCGGCTGTTTCTCCCACGCGAGCGTTACCTGTGGCGCGACGAAGAGTTGCCCTGGGGCAATGTGGTCTCCTATCTGGATCGAATAAATCGCTGA
- a CDS encoding FmdE family protein, which yields MNIHQVPFEEILAESVRVHGHLCAGQVLGVRLALLGLRLIGIKDPRGADRKKFLVFVEIDRCATDAIQSVTGASLGKRSLKFYDYGIMAATFLNLETGRAFRVIAREEARELADRYFPEIEDRYRRQLEAYRVMPEEELFTVQEVEVDLSEFDLPGRPRRRVRCEVCGIHVQDGREVELEGRILCRPCAGGGYFRLRKPGKSSPKASE from the coding sequence ATGAACATCCACCAGGTGCCCTTTGAGGAAATTCTCGCCGAATCCGTAAGGGTACACGGGCACCTGTGCGCCGGACAGGTGCTGGGCGTGCGCCTGGCCCTCCTGGGACTGAGACTCATCGGGATAAAAGATCCCCGGGGGGCGGATCGAAAGAAGTTTCTGGTTTTCGTGGAGATAGATCGCTGCGCCACCGACGCCATCCAGTCGGTAACCGGGGCCAGTCTGGGCAAACGCTCACTCAAGTTCTACGACTACGGCATCATGGCCGCCACCTTCCTGAATCTCGAGACCGGACGGGCCTTCCGGGTAATCGCCAGAGAAGAGGCCCGAGAACTGGCGGATCGCTACTTCCCAGAGATTGAGGATCGCTACCGGAGACAGCTCGAGGCCTACCGGGTCATGCCGGAAGAGGAACTCTTCACCGTGCAGGAGGTGGAGGTGGACCTTTCGGAGTTTGATCTTCCCGGAAGACCACGACGCCGGGTGCGGTGTGAGGTTTGCGGAATACATGTTCAGGACGGACGCGAGGTGGAACTTGAGGGACGCATCCTGTGTCGTCCCTGTGCCGGTGGAGGATATTTCCGGCTCAGGAAGCCGGGGAAGAGTTCTCCGAAAGCTTCAGAATAA
- the speD gene encoding adenosylmethionine decarboxylase — MEKKFTESEKVEYGFGQHLILDGYGCNRDKLMDLDFIYNFLSEYPDQINMTKIMPPYVFKYYAPVPEDWGISGFVIIAESHISIHTFPEKLYLSVDIFSCKPFDVDKAIEDITRLFEVKKSEIRLLDRGHEFPRSIRAVERFIRAERNQLAV; from the coding sequence ATGGAAAAGAAGTTCACGGAATCGGAAAAGGTTGAGTACGGCTTCGGCCAGCACCTCATCCTGGACGGCTACGGTTGTAATCGCGACAAGTTGATGGATCTCGACTTTATCTACAACTTCCTGAGCGAATATCCGGATCAGATCAACATGACCAAGATTATGCCGCCTTATGTGTTCAAGTACTATGCCCCGGTGCCGGAGGACTGGGGGATCTCCGGGTTCGTGATCATTGCCGAAAGTCATATCAGCATCCACACCTTTCCGGAGAAACTTTACCTGAGCGTGGACATCTTCTCGTGCAAGCCCTTTGATGTGGACAAGGCCATCGAGGACATCACCCGCCTCTTTGAGGTCAAGAAGAGCGAGATAAGGCTTCTGGATCGGGGGCACGAGTTTCCGCGTTCCATCCGGGCGGTGGAACGCTTCATTCGGGCGGAGAGGAATCAGCTGGCCGTTTAA